In Gimesia sp., the following are encoded in one genomic region:
- a CDS encoding GGDEF domain-containing protein, translated as MTAIPLASLFSLSSDILICFGVGLLIAVSLGFVAGYLLGKGSTDRDFRRAKKHLQNCYQHVQKSLETAYAACALLEKYPGPILTREQSAELNQKRSRLLDLIGRLVERKTPDPAAESASPKTDKKKLQEFPAMQWSLLPEQTHIKLPDASAFEANLEMMLLAGTETEQNSGLLLVQMNQHEQLKDRFGLMAPAKFMKTLSRLVLHKIRDEDVICVWKSDTLAILFPGLTVSEGQACSELIRDAIRHHHFRLDSSSPEVVVTASLAYITCVPGDSAELALERGAHALTQSQKQGRNQLIIQDSHSYEHKRAM; from the coding sequence ATGACCGCAATCCCTTTAGCCAGCCTGTTCTCTCTGTCGTCAGATATCCTGATTTGCTTCGGCGTCGGTCTATTGATTGCCGTCAGTCTGGGTTTCGTCGCCGGCTATCTGCTGGGCAAAGGCAGCACCGACCGCGACTTCCGTCGCGCGAAAAAACATCTTCAGAACTGCTACCAGCACGTACAAAAGTCTTTGGAAACCGCCTACGCAGCCTGTGCCCTGCTTGAGAAATATCCAGGTCCCATCCTGACTCGCGAACAGTCTGCCGAACTGAACCAGAAGCGTTCCAGACTGCTCGACCTGATCGGTCGCCTCGTCGAACGCAAAACACCCGATCCGGCAGCAGAATCAGCGTCTCCCAAAACAGACAAGAAAAAGCTGCAGGAATTTCCTGCGATGCAATGGTCACTCCTGCCCGAACAGACTCACATCAAGCTTCCGGACGCGTCCGCCTTCGAAGCGAACCTGGAAATGATGCTGCTCGCGGGAACGGAAACCGAACAAAACAGCGGCCTGCTGCTGGTACAGATGAATCAACACGAACAGCTCAAAGACCGTTTCGGCCTGATGGCTCCTGCCAAATTCATGAAGACACTCTCCCGACTGGTCCTGCATAAAATCCGGGACGAGGATGTGATCTGCGTCTGGAAATCAGATACCCTGGCGATCCTCTTTCCGGGACTGACAGTCTCAGAAGGACAGGCCTGTTCCGAACTCATCCGCGATGCCATCCGGCATCACCACTTCCGCCTGGATTCCAGCAGCCCGGAAGTCGTGGTCACTGCCAGTCTGGCTTACATCACCTGCGTACCCGGCGATTCAGCAGAACTGGCCCTCGAACGGGGCGCCCATGCTCTGACTCAATCTCAGAAACAGGGGCGCAACCAGCTGATCATTCAGGACAGTCACTCGTACG